CTCGATCCAGATTGATGGTGCGACCGGCTCAAATGCCGAGACCGCCTCAACTGCGGTTACGGCCGCGATCAACACTCTGAGTAACAGCCGTGCGCTTATCGGTGCGGCTCAGAACAGGCTCTCCTTCGCCTCCGCGAACCTTGCGACGGCGACTGAGAATGCCGAAGCCGCTCGGAGTCAACTGATGGATCTGGATGTTGCGTCTGAAATGACGGCCTTCACCAGCAAGCAGGTCCTGCTTCAGGCTGGCGTCTCGATGTTGGCGCAAGCAAATCAGCTTCCGCAGAATCTGTTGCGGTTGTTCCAGTAAGATCAAGGCATTGGAGAGGGGGTTCGCCCCCTCTCCTTCGTCTTCTTTTAAATTTTTTTAAGTTCTAGTTGACGTACGTACCGACAAGAAAATTGACGACGCCTTTTTGAGAAACCATCTTTTCGAAGGCCGCAATGGAAAGCTCTTTAAATTTAAACAACCTTGTCGTCGACAGTAACGGAAATGTAAGCTTTTCCGGCCTGACGTCCGGTGTCGATTTCTCAAATGTTGTTAGCCAGATTATTGCGGCAAAACGTATCCCGGTTGACATTCTCCAGACAAAAATTACCAACAATGAAGGACGCATCGCAGCACTTCAGGAGCTTCAATCGCTTCTTGGAGGCCTGCGGAGTTCGCTAAGTACGCTTCAGGGATCGGTAAGCGTTGGTGGCACAAATGATGCGTTTTCGTTGAAGCAGGCATTTGCCTCAACCTCACGGCTGGACACCACGGCGCCATCCCTTGCCGCCAATTTGATCGGCGTCAGCGTGACAAATGCCGCCAACCTTGGCAGCCATTCCCTCGAAATTCAGCAGGTTGCAACGGCGCATAAAGTAAGCAGCAACGCGTTTGCCAGCACCTCGACAGCGATTGCCGGGTTAACAGACAACGCCTCGTTTACGATTGGGATCACGGGTGGCAGCACGGCGACGGTCAATCTATCCAGTTCGGATACACTGTTGGATATCCGCGACAAGATCAACAATGCAAATACCGGCACCGACGCAACAAAGGTTTCTGCAAGCATCGTTGCTGTAAGTGCGACGGAAAATTACCTTGTAATAACCGCTGACGAGACCGGAAAAAATCTTATCCTCACGGATGGCACAGACACCCCCCTCGACACGCTTGGGGTTCTAACCGGTTCCAGCATCAAAACGGAACTTCAGACGGCCCAAAAGGCTAGCTTTACCGCCGATGGCATTCTCGATGCGTCCTTTTACCACTCCGTCCTGGTAACAGACAGCGCCGCTGCTTTCAGTGGGTACACAAGTGTCACGGCGGGTTCTCACAGCTTCGAAATCAGAGACACGGCCGGAGCCCTGGTCGGAACCGTCAACTATGCCGATACGGACAGCCTGGATGATCTGGCGACAACGATTGGCGCCATCAGCGGTGTCAGCGCCCAGGTTGTCGCAGATTCAGGCCAGTTTCGCCTTCAGATCACGAAGGATGACGGCACCGCAGTTACGCTTGAAAATGACACGGATAATCTACTTTCGGAACTTACTTTCACGAAACCAAATTTGAAAGTTATCGAGCGCGACAACAACACGATTAACGACCTTTTCCCCGGCATAACCCTTACCCTTTTTCAGGCGGAAGTCGGGACAACGATTAAGATTGATGTCGAACAGAATTTAACTTCCATCAAAACGGATGTTCAGAATTTTATCACCGCTTACAATACCGTGCGTGAGTTCATCAACAAACAGTCCCAGATAGATCTCAAAACGGGTGTGCCGGCTGAGGATGCGGTCCTCTTCGGATCAACGACACTTGACCAAATCTCGGCTCAGATCGGGGACATTGTCGGGCGCGGTGTCGTCGGCGTAAACAGCGAATTCAGCGTCCTTCGCCAGGCAGGCATCACATTTGAAACGCTGAATCCGAACAACACCCTGGATGCAAACAAGCTGGTCTTAAACGAGGCAGACCTTGACGACGCATTGTTAAACAATGCCGAAGACGTGCGCCGGCTTTTTGCTTTTGATTTTACCTCCTCGGACCCAAACGTATCGCTGGTCAGCTTTACCGGAGCCAGCTCTTACAACGCCTCTGGCTATACGCTGAACGTCGATTTCGACGATCGCTACAAAAGCAGCGAGACCACGACAAACACCGTCTTCACGCCAAGCTATGGCGTCACCGGCATGCCGGCTGGCGATGGCATCAGCCAGGTTCAATTCGGCGATGAAGTGTTTTCCGGCGAGACGTTCCGTTACAGCTATGACACCGCGACAGAAAACTTTACGGTTATCAATCTCGCAACCGGTATCACCAGCACGGTCAACATAACGTCTGCTATCGACGCCGTCGCCGGCGCGGGCCTTAACCTTGGCGCCGGGCAGAGTGTGGACATTACCTTCCCGGAAACCTTCGTCACCTTGACCCTGACGGGCGATGGCACGGCCTTCGATCGCAATGCRRACATCGCCGCGAATGTGAACGCAGACACCAGCGCCGTCRGCTTCGTTACTTTTGGGAATGTGACGAACGCAAACGAYACGAATGGCGGCGTCACCGAGCCRACCCTGCAAGCATTGCTTTCWGGTGCCGCCGCTTCCAGTTACGACACGGCGACCGGCCTTCTCAGCCTKAACATCACTTCYGACGGCCTGGGCAGCACGATTTTCGATGCGACCGCCGGCGTGACCTTCGTGCTGGATGCCGCCTTCAACGGATCCAACGACACGGCGACGACCCTGGATATCGAGGACGCTGGTGCACATACCGTCGGCATCATTGTCAATGGTGAGGAAATTGCCGTTGTTTCCCTGGATGCGCTGATCTCGACCGGGGCCGGAACAAACGCAATTACGATCGATGTCGGGACCGGCATGCTGGCCGAAACCTCTGTCGTTACCAGCAAAGATTCCGCGATCAGCAATTACCTGACGGGCAATCTCGATAGCTCCTTCCAGATACTCGACAGCCTGGGCGCACCGGTTACCGGCGGCACGATCAATTACGCTTCCACGGACAGTCTCCAGGATATCGCCGATGCCATCAATGCCGTCGCCGGAATTTCCGCAGCCGTTTTCGAGAGCAATGGCAAGTTTCAGATTGATATTCTAGCCGACGACAGTACCGAGCTTAGTTTCAACGACAGCGGCGATCTCATCAGCCAGCTTGCCGTTACCAAAGACCTCGCCGCCACCATCAAAAGCGCCACAATCAATGGCGTCAGCGGCTCTGTGACGATTAATGGCAAAACGATTACGGCCAACGATCTTACCGGCGCGAATGGGTTGCAGACCCTTTATGCCGGTACGAAAGATGTAACCAACATCGCCCTCAATTATACGGTGGGCATTGGTGCCCAAATGACCGCCATTCTGGATGCCGCTCTCGACCTGACAAACGGCGCCCTTAAGACGGAAACGGACGCCCTAAGCGATCAGAATACGGTGACGGAAGAACGCATCACGGAGCAGCTTATCCGGCTTGAGCGCGAACGCGAGACGCTGCTTGCAAAATTTATCGCGATGGAGCTGGCACTGGCATCAATGCAAACCATTCTCGATAGCCTCAAGCTGTCCACCGACCTTCTCTCCGTCAACCGATAAGCAAATGAGTGAAATCCGTTCACCCAATGACAAAACGCAGAATTAGAAATCTAAAATACGTCTAAAATACGACCAAGGAGCGTGATGTGAAAAAAACGGCTTCGAATACCTACAAGATGCAGCAGATCATGACAGCCTCGGGAACGAAGCTTGTCGCGATGCTGTATGACAAGGCAATTGTAAGCCTGAATGAAACCATTCGCGCCGCGGAAGTAGGTGATGTCCAGGCCCGTTGGGATGCAAATCTTCGCACACAGGAGATTCTTATGCACCTTGCGGCGACCCTTGATCATGAAAAGGGTGGTGACATCGCAAAGAATTTAGACCGGCTCTACCATTTCATGCTGAATCGGCTTCTCTGGGTGGATGTCAACAATGACCCGGCGCCGGCTCGCGAAGTCATCAACCTTCTGGAACCCCTTCGCCAGTCCTGGAACAAACTGGCAAGCCAGGGTACCGCTGAGAAGATGTCCACCTCTGATCCCGTATCCGGTCCCGCCTACGGAAAAGGCTTCGCCGTTTCCGCTTAAAAGGCTTTGTCGACCCGCACCCCCCTACTTCGCGCATGCGTCTTTACGCCCGGCGCCGCACCCTTTTGGCATGCCCCTTTGGGTATGCTTCCCATAGCAATTTCACCCCTCTCTCACGGCACGGCAATATTTGCCGTAGCAATCAGCACTATCTTCCACATAGGCAAAGATAGCGGCCCATTGTCCTGGCATTTTCGTAATTTTACCTTATTTATCAATTGGTTATTTTTGCACTGCGTTTGGCCCAAGGATTGCTTTTCCTTAAGCGATGGAAAAGCAGCAGCAAATAGAACGCCCAGGCAAGCACAGAGAATTGAGCGCCCCTTTCGAGGGCAGCATGAATTACGGATACAACGAAATTATGACGGCATCCCAGTCGCATTTGATCGTAATGCTGTATCGCGAAGCCCTGGCGGCACTGAAAGCCAGCGTCGCAGCCATTGAACGTGGCGACATTGAGGCACGCTGGCGGGCAAGCACAAAAGCGACGGACATCCTTGCGCATCTCCACCTTACCCTGGATTTCCATCGCGGTGGACGCACCGCAAAAAATCTCGGACGCATTTACAGGTACATCCTGCAACGCCTGCTAAGCGTGAACATCAAGAACGATGCGAAGCCCGCACAGGAAGGCGCGCGGCTTCTCGAACCTTTGCTCAATTCCTGGGAAGATCTAGATATCCAGATCTCTCATTCAAGCGAAGGTGAATTTTCAACCGATCGAGACTAAGGCCAGGAAGGCTTAAGAATGGAATTTTCGTCATTAGAGTTGATAAAGCAGAATTCGGAAAACGCATTGAAGAAGCCGCACTTTGAGGAAGATGTGCCGCTTGTTCCTTTCACCGATTTTCTAAGGCCGACGGTCCCCGACGTTCGACCGAGTGAAACACCCGCGCGCGCCGAACGCAAAAGTGACCGGCCAGAGCCTGCAGGGCGCGCAAGCGAAGACCCGCGGACAGAGCCAATCCACCGCCAGGAAGCGAAAGCAAAACCTGAAGCAGAACGCGAGAACGCAGAAGGAAAAGCCGCTGAAACACCTGCTTCCACAGCGTCGGATTCGACAGTGTCCGATTCAGACAGAAAGGACGCCACGGAAACAGCACGCAGCCTTGACGGCAAAGCTAACCTTGAGCGTGCCAATGCAAATGGCGAAGGATTGAAGCCCAACTTGTCCGGTCTGGAGGCCGTAACCGATCCTACGGCCCTAAATTTACGCCCTTCAACAGAGCCTCTCCTGGCCGCTCTAAAAGGCATAGAAGCCAAGGCAACGGGCAAAGATGGTACCCCCCCGCCAGCCGCGAATGTTCTTCGCAACATCCTGGAAAAAGAGTTTCGGGCAAACAGACACACGACGCCGACGGTGGACCCACGTCTTTCCCAACCGGACAATGCTCTGGAAAAGAATGCCTCAACAAAACGATTGGCCGGCTTTTCTCTCGCCAATGGTGAGAATACGAACAACCTTTTCCCACTTCCGTCCGGGCAGGCCGCCAACGCCACACAGACCATAAATACCACCCAGGCAAATTCGTTTGGACAAGTCCTAAACGCGACAACGGTAACGCCGCTTGTGGATTTGCAACCGCAAGCCTTGCAGGCCTTTACTGCGGCGAATGTGGCGACCGCGCCAACTGGCGAGGCTCCTATCGGCGGCCTTTCAGCTCTGAATGTGGCAGAAACGGCAACAGCCCGGGCCACGACGTTCTCTGCCATGAACGGGCGCGCGCCTACATCGCCTTCCACGCCACCGCTAACGGATCAAGTCGCCATCCAACTGAAACAGGCTGTAAATGAGGGACTGGACCGCATTCGAATTCAGCTAAAACCAGCCGCCCTAGGCCATATCGACATCACGATGGAGATAGCAAAAGACGGCAAAGTCATGGCGGTTATCTCCGCTGAACGCCCGGAAACGTTCGAACTGCTGCAACGGGACGCGCGTGCTTTGGAACGCGCCCTTCAGGAAGCAGGCCTACGCGCCGACTCGAACAGCCTGAACTTCCAGATGCATGGGCACGGGGATAACCAGACGGGTGAGAACACACACGACGGCGGCGTATGGAAAGAAGAAGGGGTTGAAGGCGCGGAGACATCGCCTTCGAAAGAAGATGGTTATTGGACCGTCAGCGACGGCCTTGTCGACATCCGCGTATAGGAGAGCCAAAAGATGGAAACCAACGCCACTGGAACCAACCAGCTCGGCCTTCAGAATGCCGGAGGGGCATCCGCATCACTTGCGGGAAATTTCAATGATTTTCTAAATCTGTTAACCGCACAGATTCAGAATCAGGATCCCCTTTCACCAATGGATTCAAACGAATTCACGTCGCAGCTTGTTCAATTCAGCGCCGTGGAGCAGGCAATTACCACAAACAGCAACCTTTCTTCCCTCATCGCGCTGGAGAAAGCAAACCAGATTACAAGTGCCGTCGGATTTCTTGGAACCAAGATCGAAGCCTTCGGCAGCACAAACAGCCTGACCAACGGCCAGGCAGAATTCAGCTATGGCTTGGGTGCAAATGCAACTTCGACGCAGATCATCATCCTCGACGATGTCGGCCAAACCATCTTCAACACTGCTGGCGAGACGGCATCCGGCCACCACACCTTCGTCTGGAATGGCCTGGACAACAACGGAACGGCCCAGCCGGATGGTAAATATTCCATCCTGGTGACCTCGCTTGATGCAAGCGGCGACCCCATCAATACCGAGACAGGCATCGTCGGCACTGTCACCGGGTTCGAGACAACGGGAGATGGGTCGATCCTATTATCGCTTAACGGGATCGGTATACCGATTTCCGACATCGTATCGGTCAGCCACGACCAGAGCGGATCAGGCATTTAAGGAATTTTAATGACCATTCCACCAGCTGGAATGGAAACAGGAGAAAGAAAATGAGCGTTTTCGGAGCAATGTTTTCAAGCGTTTCGGGTCTGGATGCACAAGGCCAGGCACTTGGAATGATTGCGGACAACATCGCAAACATGAACACGGTTGGCTACAAAGCCGTACAGGCCAGGTTTTCAACCCTGGTCGTTCAGCAATCCGGCCTGCAGAGCAGCTATTCGCCAGGCGGTGTCACGTCCAGCCCCTTCTTTGAGGTGGGCCGACAGGGTCTCCTGCAGACATCGACTTCGGCGACGGATTTGGCGATTTCAGGAAATGGCCTTTTTGTCGTCACATCCGCGCGTACACCGACCGCAAACGATCAACGCTTCTTTACCCGCGCCGGACAGTTTGCAGTAGACGAGACCGGGTCCCTGAAAAATGCTGCAGGCTTTTACCTGCAAGGCTGGGTGACAGATACCCAGGGAACCCCTGCCGGCGTAAACAACAATCTGTTGACGGATTTGACGACGGTAAACATTTCAAGCCTGGCCGGCAGCGCCGCAGCAACGACGTCGGTTACGCTAGGAGCAAATCTTCCGGCAGAGGCTACGGCCAATGCAAGTCACATCATGAACGTCCTCGTCTTCGATTCGCTTGGTGTCGATCACAACATGCAGATGACCTGGACAAAACAGGCAACGCCGAACAACTGGGATATTTCCGCAACGGCTATTCCCAACACGTCGGTCGTAACCCTGTCGAACGCTGCAGGACAGGTCTACGCATCAAGTGGCCGCCTGGACTTTTCACGCATTCCAACGGCAAGCACGGGCGGAACCGTGCTTGGCGATACGGTCACCCTCGCCGGCGTAACCTTTGAATTTACCGACGGCGCCGGTGCCGTCGGTGGCGGCAATGTCGAAGTCGATATCAGTGCTTCGGTCACGACGGCCCAGGCAATCGCCGCTTTGAAGACGGCGATTGATGGCTCGGCCGTTCCGGAAACCGGGCGCTTCATCATTGG
Above is a genomic segment from Rhodospirillaceae bacterium containing:
- the fliS gene encoding flagellar export chaperone FliS; amino-acid sequence: MKKTASNTYKMQQIMTASGTKLVAMLYDKAIVSLNETIRAAEVGDVQARWDANLRTQEILMHLAATLDHEKGGDIAKNLDRLYHFMLNRLLWVDVNNDPAPAREVINLLEPLRQSWNKLASQGTAEKMSTSDPVSGPAYGKGFAVSA
- the fliS gene encoding flagellar export chaperone FliS, encoding MEKQQQIERPGKHRELSAPFEGSMNYGYNEIMTASQSHLIVMLYREALAALKASVAAIERGDIEARWRASTKATDILAHLHLTLDFHRGGRTAKNLGRIYRYILQRLLSVNIKNDAKPAQEGARLLEPLLNSWEDLDIQISHSSEGEFSTDRD
- a CDS encoding flagellar biosynthesis protein FlgD codes for the protein METNATGTNQLGLQNAGGASASLAGNFNDFLNLLTAQIQNQDPLSPMDSNEFTSQLVQFSAVEQAITTNSNLSSLIALEKANQITSAVGFLGTKIEAFGSTNSLTNGQAEFSYGLGANATSTQIIILDDVGQTIFNTAGETASGHHTFVWNGLDNNGTAQPDGKYSILVTSLDASGDPINTETGIVGTVTGFETTGDGSILLSLNGIGIPISDIVSVSHDQSGSGI